One part of the Streptomyces ferrugineus genome encodes these proteins:
- a CDS encoding HNH/ENDO VII family nuclease gives MAFGIGTSKRRREVARRRTVRLLVQSLALALVVPLGLAQVAEAGEPDGLGRPDVPKSRVSKVKAFDGPGAKKARQQVARDKKANANQAGRARTEQKAAWPGRGEARLGLTDGRVGRASPAGVPVTVSPSSKDKAVAGGKARITVLDQKAARKAGITGVVLTAEADTAGTAEVTVDYSGFASAVGGGWSQRLRLVQLPACALTTPHKRECREQQPLESDNDVAQQSVSAKVTLAETADGTSAQLLRSADGATSSATVLAVTAAAGGSGQSPKGAGDYSATPLSASSAWQAGGSSGAFTWSYDFTVPPAAAGPTPPLSLSYDSGSVDGRTATTNNQGTSVGEGFTLTESYIERSYGSCDDDGHADVFDRCWKYDNARLVLNGKSTRLVKDGDSGQWRLEDDDASKVTRSTGADNGDDNGEYWTVITGDGTRYVFGLNKLDGAGTQRTNSAWTAPVFGDDSGEPGYSGGDAFADRAVTQAWRWGLDYVEDTHGNAATYWYTKESNYYKKNKATTANASYTRGGYLNRIEYGLRKGALFTDKADAKVTFGYAERCTASDCSSLTKDTADNWPDVPFDAICSKDDSECDAAGPSFFTRKRVTGISTYSYNATSDAYDPVDSWSLTQQYLDGGDIGDSSDQVLTLKSLKRTGKAGDTSIALSPISFTYQMRPNRVDATDDILPLTRPRISTVTSETGAITTVTLSSPECVRSQVIGAAEDTNTRSCYPQYWHINGAENASVDWFHKYRVLAVLASDPAANNEAVEHAYAYSGAAWHYNDDPFTPKDERTWSDWRGYRKVTAWTGATAVTRSKTVSLYMQGMHGDRNKDGTTKSVTVAPLLDTDVDFGAASDSDRWKGVLRQQVTYNGSQPISSVFKSYTYGQTATQTVPDAADHIAQWVRNTTTYTSTYLTGSASWRTHVSTARYDTLGMVSSYDDYGQRGLGGDETCTRTWYARNTDLGITSLVSRTRTVARTCATVDTSLSLPATSATRGDVLSDTAVAYDNATATGWSAAQKPSKGEATWTGRATGYATTADLNGDRMPTGWQKVTATTYDVLGRPLSVADTAGNTTSTAYTPAEAGPLTKTITTDPKQYRSVSFLDPRRGLTLRSYDINLKKTELNYDALGRLTEVWLPNRVRGSQAPNTKFAYHLDSTKPSWVSTSTLKKDGDTYNTSYALYDALLRPLQTQSPTPQGGRLLTDTRYDTRGLAYETYADIFDTTSTPNGTYTRAEYGEAPTQTQTVFDGAGRATSSTLYVYGVKKWSTSTSYTGDSVATTALQGGAAKRTITDVRGRTTESREYAGESPADADFGTGPGASFAATRFTYALDGQQKSITSPDGAKWTYGYDLFGRQTSTDDPDKGTTTTEYNALDQVIKSTDSRGKSILTAYDELGRATGTWTGSKTDANQQTGYTYDTLLKGQPTSSTRYVGGKTGQAYTQTVTAYDSLDRATSTQLQLPDSDPFVQAGEPSTLAYETYYNIDGTQQFDRQPAMGGLPSEIIGFTYDGLGNLTSIGGSTGYLRDVSYSALAQPQQLTLGTGGSGNKSFYVTNRFEEGTGRLTRSHVTDQTHPYMLQDLNYGYDQSGNVTSISDPTTLGGTSAAETQCFAYDGHQRLTEAWTPTSQNCSDTRSASALSGPAPYWTGYTYNDAGQRTSETLHKSSGNTKTTYCYSNAAQPHTLTGTTTESDCASPQRSYTYDTTGNTTKRPGTSGTQDLSWSAEGRLAKLTEAGKATDYLYGADGQLLIRATTGGERVLYAGATELHLRADGTTWAQRHYAAGGITAAVRSNKSGTNKLTYLAGDHHNTSTLAIGPDTAQAYTKRFATPFGADRGQPIGDTTTWPDDKAFLGKTRDTVTGLTHIGARQYDPTLGQFISVDPLLETDKPQSLNGYSYAHNNPVSLSDPSGMGVPECHSGVITGCNNGVPDSDSVYHPERDKTNSTAHIGDALTGTAETDSTGNVNDTCSRKDGIGSCNYNPGPSDPGPVGNLIFGLVSNFPYLAEYFAWPFDDDCLNGGAGTPGCDYGEQFDAWAAEQGYDPGSDAYLVPSAIAAIFSHKPTTTKPKANTTALTRWSRTDYKGQRIYQRDDLVDPGYVSSADKYGRSNLKRMKQGLAPMGPDDKPMNLHHMLQTQKGPVAEVTHSMHFGNYNQLHWKAGTKIPSGIDRGAFNEWKTQYWKDRAAGFGG, from the coding sequence ATGGCCTTTGGCATAGGCACCTCAAAGAGACGTCGCGAGGTCGCGCGGCGTCGCACCGTCCGGCTGCTGGTGCAGTCGCTGGCTCTGGCTCTGGTGGTGCCCCTGGGGTTGGCGCAGGTGGCCGAAGCCGGGGAGCCGGACGGCCTGGGGCGGCCCGACGTGCCCAAGTCCCGGGTGAGCAAGGTGAAGGCCTTCGACGGGCCGGGCGCGAAGAAGGCGCGGCAGCAGGTCGCCCGGGACAAGAAGGCCAACGCGAACCAGGCGGGGCGAGCCCGGACAGAGCAGAAGGCCGCCTGGCCCGGACGAGGGGAAGCGAGACTCGGTCTCACCGACGGCAGAGTGGGAAGGGCCTCGCCTGCCGGAGTGCCGGTCACCGTCAGCCCGTCGTCGAAGGACAAGGCTGTGGCGGGCGGCAAGGCGCGGATCACCGTGCTGGACCAGAAGGCCGCCCGTAAGGCGGGCATCACGGGTGTCGTGCTGACTGCCGAGGCGGACACGGCGGGTACTGCCGAAGTGACCGTCGACTACAGCGGCTTCGCCTCGGCCGTCGGCGGCGGATGGTCGCAACGACTGCGTCTGGTACAGCTGCCCGCGTGCGCGCTGACGACTCCGCACAAGCGCGAATGCCGCGAGCAACAGCCGCTGGAGTCGGACAACGACGTCGCGCAGCAGTCGGTCTCGGCGAAAGTGACTCTGGCGGAGACGGCCGACGGCACGTCCGCGCAACTCCTTCGCTCCGCCGACGGCGCCACCTCGTCCGCGACGGTTCTCGCGGTCACCGCCGCAGCCGGTGGCTCCGGTCAGTCGCCCAAGGGGGCAGGGGACTACTCGGCGACGCCGTTGTCGGCGTCCTCCGCGTGGCAGGCGGGCGGCAGCTCGGGGGCCTTCACCTGGTCGTACGACTTCACGGTGCCGCCCGCCGCGGCCGGTCCCACGCCGCCGCTGTCGCTGTCGTACGACTCGGGCAGCGTGGACGGCCGTACCGCAACGACCAACAACCAGGGAACCTCGGTCGGCGAGGGCTTCACACTCACCGAGTCCTATATCGAACGCAGCTACGGCTCCTGTGACGACGACGGTCACGCGGACGTCTTCGACCGGTGCTGGAAGTACGACAACGCCCGCTTGGTGCTGAACGGCAAGTCGACCCGTCTGGTCAAGGACGGCGACAGTGGCCAGTGGCGCCTGGAGGACGACGATGCCTCGAAGGTGACGCGCTCCACCGGGGCGGACAACGGTGACGACAATGGCGAGTACTGGACCGTCATCACCGGCGATGGCACCAGGTACGTGTTCGGCCTGAACAAGCTGGACGGTGCGGGCACCCAGCGCACCAACTCCGCCTGGACAGCACCGGTGTTCGGCGACGACTCCGGCGAGCCTGGCTACTCGGGCGGCGATGCTTTCGCCGACCGGGCGGTGACCCAGGCGTGGCGGTGGGGCTTGGACTATGTCGAGGACACCCACGGCAACGCGGCCACGTACTGGTACACGAAGGAGTCGAACTACTACAAGAAGAACAAGGCGACGACGGCGAACGCCTCTTACACGCGGGGCGGGTACCTCAACCGCATCGAGTACGGCCTGCGCAAGGGCGCCCTGTTCACCGACAAGGCGGACGCCAAGGTCACCTTCGGCTATGCCGAGCGCTGCACCGCTTCCGACTGCTCCAGTCTGACGAAGGACACCGCCGACAACTGGCCGGACGTGCCGTTCGACGCGATCTGCTCGAAGGACGACTCCGAGTGCGACGCGGCCGGCCCGTCGTTCTTTACCCGTAAGCGCGTGACCGGCATCAGCACGTACTCGTACAACGCCACGAGCGACGCCTACGACCCCGTGGACTCCTGGTCACTGACCCAGCAGTACCTGGACGGCGGAGACATCGGCGACAGCTCCGACCAGGTGCTGACGCTGAAGTCACTCAAGCGCACCGGCAAGGCGGGCGACACGAGCATCGCGCTCAGCCCGATCTCGTTCACGTACCAGATGCGGCCCAACCGGGTCGACGCCACGGACGACATCCTGCCGCTGACCCGTCCCCGCATCTCCACCGTCACCTCGGAGACCGGGGCCATCACCACGGTGACGCTGTCGTCGCCGGAGTGCGTGCGCAGCCAGGTCATCGGGGCGGCCGAGGACACCAACACCCGTTCCTGCTACCCGCAGTACTGGCATATCAACGGTGCTGAGAACGCGTCCGTCGACTGGTTCCACAAGTACCGGGTACTCGCCGTGTTGGCTTCCGACCCGGCCGCGAACAACGAAGCGGTCGAGCACGCCTATGCCTACAGCGGCGCGGCCTGGCACTACAACGACGACCCGTTCACGCCGAAGGACGAGCGGACATGGTCGGACTGGCGCGGCTACCGGAAGGTCACCGCGTGGACCGGCGCGACGGCGGTGACTCGCTCCAAGACGGTCTCGCTGTACATGCAGGGCATGCACGGGGACAGGAACAAGGACGGCACCACCAAGTCCGTGACCGTCGCCCCGCTGCTCGACACGGACGTGGACTTCGGCGCCGCCTCTGACAGTGACCGCTGGAAGGGTGTGCTGCGCCAGCAGGTCACGTACAACGGCAGCCAACCCATCAGCAGTGTCTTCAAGAGCTACACCTACGGCCAGACGGCGACGCAGACGGTTCCTGACGCCGCCGACCACATCGCCCAGTGGGTCCGCAACACCACGACCTACACCAGCACCTATCTCACCGGCTCCGCGAGCTGGCGCACCCATGTGTCCACGGCCCGCTACGACACGCTGGGCATGGTCAGCAGCTACGACGACTACGGGCAGCGCGGACTGGGCGGCGACGAGACGTGCACCCGCACCTGGTACGCCCGCAACACCGACCTGGGCATCACCAGCCTGGTCTCCCGTACCCGCACCGTGGCCCGCACCTGCGCGACGGTGGACACGTCGCTGTCCCTGCCCGCCACCTCGGCCACCCGTGGAGACGTGCTTTCCGACACCGCTGTCGCCTACGACAACGCGACGGCCACAGGCTGGTCGGCCGCCCAGAAGCCCAGTAAGGGCGAGGCGACCTGGACCGGTCGTGCTACCGGCTACGCGACCACCGCGGACCTCAACGGCGATCGCATGCCGACGGGGTGGCAGAAAGTCACCGCGACGACCTACGACGTGCTCGGCCGCCCGCTGAGCGTTGCGGACACGGCAGGGAACACCACGTCCACGGCGTACACCCCCGCCGAGGCGGGCCCGCTGACCAAGACCATCACCACCGATCCCAAGCAGTACAGGTCGGTCAGCTTCCTCGACCCGCGCCGCGGTCTGACCTTGCGCAGCTACGACATCAACCTCAAGAAGACCGAGCTGAACTACGACGCGCTCGGCCGCCTGACCGAGGTGTGGCTGCCGAACCGGGTCCGCGGCAGCCAGGCGCCGAACACCAAGTTCGCCTACCACCTGGACAGCACCAAGCCGTCCTGGGTGTCGACCTCCACCCTGAAGAAGGACGGCGACACCTACAACACCAGCTACGCGCTCTACGACGCCCTCCTGCGCCCGCTGCAGACCCAGTCGCCGACACCGCAGGGCGGCCGGCTGCTGACCGACACGCGCTACGACACCCGCGGTCTCGCCTACGAGACGTACGCCGACATCTTCGACACCACCAGCACGCCCAACGGCACGTACACGCGTGCCGAGTACGGCGAGGCGCCGACCCAGACGCAGACCGTCTTCGACGGGGCGGGACGTGCGACGTCCAGCACCCTGTATGTCTACGGCGTCAAGAAGTGGTCCACCAGCACCAGCTACACCGGCGACTCCGTGGCCACGACCGCACTTCAGGGCGGCGCGGCCAAGCGCACGATCACCGACGTACGGGGGCGGACGACGGAGTCCCGCGAGTACGCGGGCGAAAGCCCGGCCGATGCCGACTTCGGCACCGGCCCCGGCGCCTCATTCGCGGCCACCAGGTTCACGTACGCCCTGGACGGCCAGCAGAAGTCCATCACGAGCCCCGACGGCGCCAAGTGGACCTACGGCTACGACCTGTTCGGCCGGCAGACCAGCACCGACGACCCGGACAAGGGCACGACGACCACCGAGTACAACGCCCTCGACCAGGTCATCAAGTCCACAGACTCCCGCGGCAAGTCGATCCTGACTGCGTACGACGAACTGGGCCGCGCCACGGGCACCTGGACAGGCTCGAAGACGGACGCCAACCAGCAGACCGGCTACACCTACGACACACTCCTCAAGGGCCAGCCCACCTCCTCCACCCGCTACGTAGGCGGCAAGACAGGCCAGGCCTACACCCAGACCGTCACCGCCTACGACAGCTTGGATCGAGCCACCAGCACCCAGCTCCAGCTCCCGGACAGCGACCCGTTCGTGCAGGCAGGCGAGCCATCGACGCTGGCCTATGAGACGTACTACAACATCGACGGCACCCAGCAGTTCGACCGCCAGCCCGCGATGGGCGGCCTGCCCTCGGAGATCATCGGCTTCACCTACGACGGCCTGGGCAACCTGACCTCGATCGGCGGATCGACGGGCTACCTGCGCGACGTCTCCTACTCGGCCCTCGCCCAACCGCAGCAGCTCACGCTGGGCACGGGCGGCAGCGGCAACAAGAGCTTCTACGTCACGAACCGTTTCGAGGAGGGCACAGGACGCCTGACGCGTAGCCATGTCACGGACCAGACGCACCCGTACATGCTGCAGGACCTCAACTACGGCTACGACCAGTCCGGGAACGTCACCTCCATCTCCGACCCGACCACGCTGGGCGGTACCAGTGCGGCGGAGACGCAGTGCTTCGCCTACGACGGCCACCAGCGCCTGACCGAGGCCTGGACCCCCACCTCGCAGAACTGCTCGGACACACGCAGCGCCTCCGCCCTGTCGGGCCCGGCCCCGTACTGGACGGGCTACACCTACAACGACGCCGGCCAGCGCACCAGCGAAACGCTCCACAAGAGCAGCGGCAATACGAAGACGACCTACTGCTACAGCAACGCCGCACAGCCGCACACCCTGACCGGCACCACCACCGAGTCCGACTGCGCCAGCCCCCAGCGTTCCTACACCTACGACACCACCGGCAACACCACCAAACGGCCCGGCACCTCCGGCACACAGGACCTCAGCTGGTCGGCCGAGGGCAGGCTGGCCAAGCTCACCGAAGCGGGCAAGGCCACCGACTACCTGTACGGCGCCGACGGCCAGCTGCTGATCCGCGCCACCACCGGCGGTGAGCGCGTCCTGTACGCGGGCGCCACGGAACTCCACCTGCGCGCCGACGGCACCACCTGGGCCCAGCGCCACTACGCCGCAGGCGGCATCACCGCCGCTGTCCGCTCGAACAAATCCGGCACCAACAAACTCACCTACCTGGCCGGCGACCACCACAACACATCCACCCTGGCCATCGGCCCGGACACGGCCCAGGCCTACACCAAACGCTTCGCCACCCCCTTCGGCGCCGACCGCGGCCAGCCCATCGGCGACACCACCACCTGGCCCGACGACAAGGCCTTCCTCGGCAAAACCCGCGACACCGTAACCGGCCTCACCCACATCGGCGCCCGCCAATACGACCCCACCCTCGGCCAGTTCATCAGCGTCGACCCCCTGCTGGAAACCGACAAACCCCAGAGTCTCAACGGCTACAGCTACGCCCACAACAACCCCGTCAGCCTCTCTGACCCGAGCGGCATGGGCGTCCCCGAATGCCACAGCGGAGTGATTACCGGCTGCAACAACGGCGTCCCGGACAGCGACTCGGTGTACCACCCCGAGCGCGACAAGACCAACAGCACGGCACACATCGGGGACGCCCTGACTGGCACCGCCGAGACAGACAGCACCGGCAACGTCAACGACACCTGCTCTCGAAAAGACGGCATCGGCTCATGCAACTACAACCCCGGCCCCTCAGACCCAGGACCGGTCGGGAATCTCATCTTCGGTCTCGTCTCGAACTTCCCTTACTTGGCCGAGTATTTCGCGTGGCCCTTCGATGACGACTGCCTGAACGGAGGGGCGGGAACTCCGGGATGCGATTATGGGGAGCAGTTCGACGCATGGGCAGCTGAACAAGGCTACGACCCGGGGAGCGATGCCTACCTCGTTCCCAGCGCTATCGCCGCAATCTTCTCCCACAAGCCTACGACCACAAAGCCGAAAGCCAACACGACTGCTCTTACGCGCTGGTCTCGAACCGACTACAAAGGTCAGCGCATTTATCAGAGAGATGACCTTGTGGATCCTGGGTATGTTTCATCTGCCGACAAGTACGGTCGAAGCAATCTCAAGAGAATGAAGCAGGGCCTGGCCCCGATGGGCCCGGATGACAAGCCGATGAATCTTCATCACATGCTCCAGACACAGAAGGGTCCGGTTGCCGAGGTGACGCACTCGATGCACTTCGGGAACTATAATCAACTGCACTGGAAGGCAGGTACCAAGATCCCCAGCGGGATCGATCGAGGTGCCTTCAACGAGTGGAAAACTCAGTATTGGAAGGACAGAGCGGCAGGATTTGGTGGATGA
- a CDS encoding LamG domain-containing protein, which translates to MGERTERTSVYANPDGYTFTLEESAVPVRVTKPDGGWQAPDAALVKRSDGSVAPKAAAVEMSFSGGGKETPLARIADRGNALELDWPGTLPAPQLDGTSALYADVLPGVDLRVTATPQSFQPVFVVRTPEAAASSELKKLTFGLRSDGLRVHEGQAGNLAAVDGDGRTVFKAPPAQMWDSAGEAEAASGTQTQLAAAKSMSTAEADSTTVTEPSDPSESAPSGSGLEPGQGDAVARMDVDITKDSLTVVPDAEMLSTTPESAFPLFIDPTVTWGESERTLLRSDGYESYGWGNGSDDTGKGAGKCGTWNGYYCGPGYVQRLYFEFSPASLTGKKVLDATFRVTEPWAFQCDPRWVDLVRTSNISSSTTWSSRPKHLDLMVDRHVSAGRGSLCDPDSPDAPIEFNDNPDESNENLTPTVRDFAAGKFARLTLMIKAHDESDTSAWKRFKNDAVLAVDFVGLPDKPSGVGLVAGNSAVCENSESDPAIVSEPRLTATAQTKPGGEKDAQLRVYFDVDNKKSDGTWADTPAGNGDLRPSTGYVGDNTELNLLWSTLTEGTLYRYRAWVRSYYNDGNSYVAGPSNASTTGWCYFKVDLSAPKAPKITTGTPYKECTPNDCQAGGGPGVKGTFSFSPYTGDSNVVSYQYGLSGMSTWPTVSGATANVSVTPQDAGTHTLWVRAKDNLGRPGAWNAVDFLVAAGAGPVAHYHFGEASGVALDAATGDGKDDLTLSGGAARDSRGRRGLMTHDSTGAALTAPVTDKGLVLDGGTGHAATGAAVLETRSSYTVSAWVRVDPDATGTATVLSQDGGSYSPFYLSYDADGLGDWSLRMLSKTESSYTWNKARAKGPGAKGVWTHVAGTFDAGANKVRLFVNGVLQSETDAGTPWSATGALQIGRVKWAGNNVDHFDGQIDEVAVWQRALTNEEIADEARLLISEKHAGVELIADWSADRGSGTSIPDTTSGYGKSLTLVGGASLDGEAVVLDGVDDAAATMGPVVDDTGSFTVTTLAALDGDKLAGKNVGYTGQVVGQRSADGSAWGFWYELTDKQTVLDEETLEEKTVPIGFWRFGRLNADGTFSAVSSEETALVDGMVRLTGVFNAQKSTISLYLGANPNDDARPFTAKLGSREFAVGTGFTGGAWRHYLPGRVAEVRLWAGAMASSEQVGERVGD; encoded by the coding sequence ATGGGGGAACGCACCGAGCGGACCTCCGTCTACGCCAACCCCGACGGCTACACCTTCACTCTCGAGGAGTCGGCGGTCCCGGTACGTGTCACCAAGCCCGACGGCGGATGGCAGGCTCCCGACGCAGCCCTGGTGAAACGTTCCGACGGATCCGTGGCTCCGAAGGCGGCCGCAGTGGAAATGTCCTTCTCGGGCGGCGGGAAGGAGACGCCCCTGGCCCGGATCGCCGATCGCGGGAACGCTCTTGAACTCGACTGGCCGGGCACGCTGCCGGCTCCGCAACTGGACGGAACCAGCGCCCTCTACGCCGATGTGCTGCCCGGCGTGGATCTGAGAGTGACCGCTACGCCCCAGAGCTTCCAGCCGGTCTTCGTGGTGAGGACTCCCGAGGCCGCCGCGAGCTCCGAGTTGAAGAAACTCACCTTCGGACTCCGGTCCGACGGGCTGCGGGTCCACGAAGGCCAGGCCGGTAACCTCGCGGCGGTCGACGGCGACGGCCGTACGGTGTTCAAGGCGCCGCCCGCACAGATGTGGGACTCGGCGGGAGAGGCCGAGGCTGCGTCTGGGACGCAGACACAGTTGGCGGCGGCGAAATCAATGTCCACGGCAGAAGCCGACTCCACGACGGTGACCGAGCCGTCCGATCCCTCGGAGTCGGCCCCCTCGGGTTCCGGTCTGGAACCGGGGCAGGGCGATGCGGTGGCCCGTATGGACGTGGATATCACCAAGGACTCGCTGACGGTCGTACCGGACGCGGAGATGCTGTCGACGACGCCGGAGTCGGCGTTTCCGCTGTTCATCGATCCGACCGTGACATGGGGCGAGTCGGAGCGGACCCTGCTGCGCAGTGACGGCTACGAGTCGTACGGCTGGGGCAACGGGTCCGACGACACCGGCAAGGGCGCCGGCAAGTGCGGGACCTGGAACGGCTACTACTGCGGTCCCGGCTATGTGCAGCGCCTGTACTTCGAGTTCTCCCCAGCCAGCCTGACGGGCAAGAAGGTGCTGGACGCCACGTTCCGGGTGACCGAGCCGTGGGCGTTCCAGTGCGATCCGCGCTGGGTGGACCTGGTGCGGACGAGCAACATCTCCTCGTCCACCACCTGGTCGTCGCGCCCCAAGCATCTGGACCTGATGGTGGACCGGCATGTGTCCGCCGGGCGGGGCTCGCTGTGTGATCCGGACTCGCCGGATGCGCCGATCGAGTTCAATGACAACCCGGACGAGTCGAACGAGAATCTGACGCCGACGGTGCGGGACTTCGCGGCGGGCAAGTTCGCCCGGCTCACACTGATGATCAAGGCGCACGACGAGTCGGACACGTCGGCGTGGAAGCGGTTCAAGAATGACGCGGTGCTGGCCGTGGATTTCGTCGGGCTGCCGGACAAGCCGTCCGGGGTCGGGCTGGTCGCCGGGAACAGCGCGGTGTGCGAGAACTCCGAGAGTGACCCGGCGATCGTGTCCGAGCCGAGGCTGACCGCGACGGCGCAGACCAAGCCGGGCGGTGAGAAGGATGCGCAGTTGCGCGTGTACTTCGACGTCGACAACAAGAAGAGTGACGGCACGTGGGCGGACACCCCGGCGGGCAACGGCGACCTGCGGCCCTCCACCGGCTACGTCGGCGACAACACGGAGCTGAACCTTCTCTGGTCGACCCTGACCGAGGGAACCCTGTACCGATACCGGGCTTGGGTCCGCTCCTACTACAACGACGGCAACAGCTACGTGGCGGGACCATCCAACGCTTCCACCACCGGCTGGTGCTACTTCAAGGTCGATCTGTCCGCGCCGAAGGCTCCAAAGATCACCACAGGTACCCCGTACAAAGAGTGCACTCCCAACGACTGCCAAGCAGGCGGCGGACCAGGCGTGAAAGGCACCTTCAGCTTTTCCCCCTACACCGGTGACAGCAACGTCGTCTCGTACCAGTACGGCCTCTCGGGTATGTCCACCTGGCCGACGGTGAGCGGCGCGACGGCGAACGTTTCGGTGACGCCGCAAGATGCGGGCACCCACACGTTGTGGGTGCGGGCCAAGGACAACCTGGGTCGCCCCGGCGCGTGGAACGCGGTGGACTTCCTGGTGGCGGCGGGAGCGGGGCCAGTGGCCCACTACCACTTCGGTGAGGCCAGCGGCGTGGCGCTGGACGCGGCTACCGGGGACGGCAAGGACGACCTGACCCTGAGTGGCGGTGCCGCGCGGGACAGCCGTGGGCGCCGGGGTCTGATGACGCACGATTCCACCGGCGCCGCCCTGACAGCGCCGGTCACGGACAAGGGGCTCGTGCTCGACGGGGGTACGGGGCATGCGGCCACGGGCGCCGCGGTGCTGGAGACCCGGTCGTCGTACACGGTGTCGGCCTGGGTACGAGTGGACCCGGACGCCACCGGAACCGCGACCGTCCTGAGTCAGGACGGAGGCAGCTACAGCCCGTTCTACCTGTCGTACGACGCCGACGGACTCGGGGACTGGAGTCTGCGCATGCTCTCCAAGACCGAATCCTCCTACACGTGGAACAAGGCGCGGGCGAAGGGACCCGGGGCAAAGGGCGTCTGGACCCATGTAGCGGGCACTTTCGACGCCGGTGCCAACAAGGTCCGCCTGTTTGTGAACGGCGTTCTGCAGTCTGAGACCGACGCGGGTACTCCGTGGTCCGCCACCGGAGCGCTGCAGATCGGCCGGGTGAAGTGGGCCGGCAACAACGTCGACCACTTCGACGGACAGATCGACGAAGTCGCCGTCTGGCAACGGGCTCTGACCAACGAGGAGATCGCCGACGAGGCGCGGCTGCTGATCTCGGAGAAGCACGCGGGCGTGGAGCTGATCGCCGACTGGTCGGCCGACCGGGGCAGCGGCACCAGCATCCCGGACACCACCTCGGGCTACGGCAAGTCGCTGACCCTGGTCGGCGGGGCGTCGCTGGACGGTGAGGCGGTCGTGCTGGACGGTGTGGACGACGCGGCCGCCACGATGGGGCCGGTGGTGGACGACACCGGATCCTTCACGGTCACCACGCTGGCCGCTCTCGACGGGGACAAACTCGCGGGCAAGAACGTCGGTTACACCGGGCAGGTTGTGGGCCAGCGGTCGGCGGACGGGTCGGCGTGGGGGTTCTGGTACGAGCTGACGGACAAGCAGACCGTGCTGGACGAGGAGACGCTGGAAGAGAAGACCGTGCCCATCGGTTTCTGGCGCTTCGGCCGGCTCAACGCCGACGGCACGTTCAGTGCCGTGTCTTCCGAAGAGACCGCGCTGGTGGACGGCATGGTCCGGTTGACCGGCGTCTTCAATGCCCAGAAGAGCACGATCAGCCTCTATCTGGGCGCCAACCCGAACGACGATGCCCGCCCATTCACGGCGAAACTGGGCTCGCGTGAGTTCGCGGTCGGCACGGGCTTCACCGGCGGCGCATGGCGGCACTACCTGCCGGGCCGGGTCGCGGAGGTGCGCCTCTGGGCCGGGGCCATGGCCAGCAGCGAGCAGGTCGGCGAGCGCGTGGGCGACTGA
- a CDS encoding DUF397 domain-containing protein has protein sequence MPEFHFVKSSYSSSGGECVEVARNIPTTVAVRDSKNSNGPILRLTSQAWVEFTAALS, from the coding sequence GTGCCCGAGTTTCACTTCGTGAAGTCCAGCTACAGCAGCTCGGGCGGCGAATGCGTCGAAGTCGCCCGTAACATCCCCACCACCGTGGCCGTACGCGACTCCAAGAACTCCAACGGCCCGATACTCCGTCTCACCTCGCAGGCCTGGGTCGAGTTCACGGCAGCGCTGAGCTGA
- a CDS encoding helix-turn-helix domain-containing protein: MTPNAQLGNRTSTVLGRRLGAELLRLRDAADVTQQQAADVINATNSKIVKMERGWVPMRDPDIRVLCEFYGLGDRKAVARLLELAKLDRERRKAKGWWQHSPNAGALAEYIAMEDVAHRVRTWQLSLIPGLFQTAEYARSLAVSDGVWEDPDDIDRIVEVRMRRQERLRGEHPLQVYAVIWEAALRQLVGGPEVMRAQLEQLLKVAQLPNVRLQVLPFRTGGHPCITGPFSIISFAETEAVDVVHVDSIASTVWVENEAESATYSTFFDRTARLSLAQHDAVLLIDRIRQEI; encoded by the coding sequence GTGACTCCTAACGCACAACTGGGCAATCGGACCTCAACTGTCCTGGGCCGCAGGCTCGGTGCTGAACTGTTGCGCCTACGCGACGCCGCGGACGTGACGCAACAGCAGGCCGCCGACGTCATCAACGCGACCAACTCAAAGATCGTGAAGATGGAGCGGGGCTGGGTGCCGATGCGGGACCCGGACATCCGTGTGCTGTGTGAGTTCTACGGCTTGGGCGACCGCAAGGCCGTCGCTCGTCTACTGGAGTTGGCAAAGCTGGACCGGGAGCGACGCAAGGCCAAGGGGTGGTGGCAGCACTCGCCCAATGCGGGCGCTCTCGCCGAGTACATTGCCATGGAGGACGTTGCCCATCGCGTCCGCACCTGGCAACTGTCCCTGATTCCAGGCCTGTTCCAGACAGCCGAGTACGCGCGGTCCCTGGCTGTCAGTGATGGCGTGTGGGAGGATCCCGACGACATCGATCGCATCGTCGAGGTGCGCATGCGCCGCCAGGAACGCCTGCGAGGCGAGCATCCCCTCCAGGTGTACGCCGTCATCTGGGAGGCGGCCCTACGGCAGTTGGTGGGCGGTCCCGAGGTGATGCGTGCCCAGCTTGAGCAGTTGTTGAAGGTGGCGCAGTTGCCCAACGTCCGCCTCCAGGTACTGCCGTTCCGGACCGGCGGCCATCCATGCATTACCGGCCCGTTCAGCATCATCTCGTTCGCAGAGACGGAGGCCGTGGATGTGGTCCATGTGGACTCCATCGCGTCTACGGTGTGGGTGGAGAACGAGGCCGAAAGCGCCACGTACAGCACGTTCTTCGACCGAACCGCTCGTCTCAGCCTCGCGCAACACGACGCAGTCCTGCTCATTGACCGTATTCGCCAGGAGATCTGA